A genomic segment from Roseibium algicola encodes:
- a CDS encoding NADH:ubiquinone oxidoreductase subunit NDUFA12 encodes MKTLLLELFTWWNSQTMGTRFFTWRKGEFVGEDEFGNKYYKERAGKKRWVIYNGLAEASAIPAGWHGWMHHRVDTPPSEETYHAKHWQQGHKANPTGTPAAYRPHGSILTPEKRPDVTGDYEAWTPGS; translated from the coding sequence ATGAAAACTCTGCTGCTAGAATTGTTCACCTGGTGGAACAGCCAGACAATGGGCACCCGCTTCTTCACGTGGCGCAAGGGTGAGTTTGTCGGTGAGGATGAGTTCGGTAACAAGTACTACAAGGAACGCGCAGGCAAGAAGCGCTGGGTGATCTATAACGGTCTTGCCGAAGCCTCTGCCATTCCTGCGGGCTGGCACGGCTGGATGCACCACCGCGTTGACACGCCGCCGTCCGAAGAAACCTATCACGCCAAACATTGGCAGCAGGGTCACAAGGCCAATCCTACGGGCACTCCGGCCGCTTACCGGCCGCACGGTTCCATCCTGACCCCGGAAAAACGCCCGGATGTGACCGGCGATTATGAAGCCTGGACCCCGGGCAGCTGA
- the aat gene encoding leucyl/phenylalanyl-tRNA--protein transferase — MAGYKDDIIMEITPQVLLKAYACGLFPMAESADDPGLFWLEPERRGILPLNNFHLPRRLRRTIRNDVFEVRVSTDFQGVIDGCAEPMPGRQKTWINREIRRLYGELFDMGYCHTIEAWQDGELVGGLYGVSLNGAFFGESMFTFRTDASKVCLAHLVARLIVGGYSLLDTQFVTEHLSKFGTEEVPQAAYNELLSEALKLETDFYALSPQASGEEVLAVLDSWYER, encoded by the coding sequence ATGGCTGGTTACAAAGACGACATCATCATGGAAATCACACCGCAGGTGCTGTTGAAAGCCTATGCCTGCGGCCTGTTTCCGATGGCAGAATCTGCCGACGACCCCGGCCTCTTCTGGCTGGAGCCAGAGCGTCGCGGCATCCTTCCCCTCAACAACTTTCACCTGCCTCGCCGCCTGCGCCGGACGATTCGCAACGACGTTTTCGAGGTGCGGGTCAGCACGGATTTTCAGGGTGTTATCGATGGCTGTGCCGAGCCCATGCCCGGACGCCAGAAAACCTGGATCAACCGGGAGATCAGGCGCCTCTACGGCGAGCTTTTCGACATGGGCTATTGCCACACCATTGAAGCCTGGCAGGATGGCGAACTTGTCGGGGGGCTCTACGGTGTCAGCCTGAACGGCGCCTTTTTCGGCGAGAGCATGTTCACCTTCCGCACCGACGCTTCCAAGGTGTGCCTTGCGCATCTGGTTGCCCGGCTGATCGTCGGCGGCTATTCCCTGCTCGATACTCAGTTCGTAACCGAGCACCTCAGCAAGTTCGGCACCGAGGAAGTTCCTCAAGCTGCCTATAACGAGCTGCTCAGCGAAGCCCTGAAGCTGGAAACCGATTTCTACGCCCTGTCACCTCAAGCCAGTGGTGAGGAGGTTTTGGCGGTGCTCGATAGTTGGTACGAGCGCTAG